A single window of Salvia splendens isolate huo1 chromosome 8, SspV2, whole genome shotgun sequence DNA harbors:
- the LOC121743186 gene encoding glutamic acid-rich protein-like, with translation MARNELPPGRNTNPNNNSTSPATTKAKTKNSPKTIAKSSNGSRNRITEAANGDASSEDTEVSVVPSSSVESENDSRASIHRRHIDSLATESSEAEDDGVEQRSSSNEEEEEEEKEVEEEEEEGEEEEEEENEEKKPNSVNRKGKRDNAKSKGKKRSRKEEDESEAEEKGENAQYVFPMKRINRIAKVENPDRKFFQEAVFVINRASEKFLQVFCKEAYACAFLEKKKQIAYNHLSSVVSKRKRFQFISDFVPEKTKAKDALALGEEAEMTKAKEK, from the exons ATGGCGAGAAATGAATTGCCTCCGGGGAGGAACACAAATCCCAACAACAATTCCACGAGCCCTGCCACAACCAAAGCCAAAACAAAGAATTCACCTAAAACCATCGCGAAGAGCAGCAACGGAAGCCGAAACAGAATCACGGAAGCCGCCAATGGCGATGCTTCCAGCGAAGATACGGAAGTATCCGTTGTTCCGTCCTCGAGTGTGGAATCGGAAAACGATTCTAGAGCTTCGATTCACCGCCGCCACATCGATTCACTGGCCACGGAGTCCAGTGAGGCGGAGGACGACGGAGTAGAACAGAGGAGCTCGAGCAacgaagaagaggaggaagaggaaaaggaggtagaagaggaggaagaagaaggggaagaggaagaggaggaggaaaaCGAAGAAAAGAAGCCAAATAGCGTTAATAGGAAAGGCAAAAGGGACAATGCGAAGAGTAAGGGGAAAAAGAGAAGTAGAAAGGAGGAAGACGAATCGGAGGCGGAGGAGAAGGGCGAGAATGCGCAGTATGTGTTTCCGATGAAGCGGATCAATCGGATTGCTAAGGTCGAGAATCCTGATCGTAAGTTTTTCCAGGAGGCGGTATTCGTCATCAATAGAGCTTCG GAGAAGTTTCTCCAAGTTTTCTGCAAGGAGGCATATGCTTGCGCATTtcttgaaaagaaaaaacagaTCGCTTACAATCATTTGT CTTCAGTAGTTTCCAAACGGAAGCGATTTCAGTTTATCTCCG ATTTTGTTCCTGAGAAGACGAAGGCGAAGGATGCTTTAGCACTAGGGGAAGAGGCTGAGATGACGAAGGCTAAGGAGAAATAA